The DNA segment GGCGCTCATTGCGATCAATGGATTGCTTGCGATGAGTGAGCTGTCGATCGTTTCATCGCGCGAGGCCCGACTGAAGTCGATGGCCAAGTCCGGCTCCACGGGCGCCCAATGTGCCTTGGCGCTGGCAAGCGAGCCTGGCCGCTTCCTGTCGACGGTCCAAATTGGAATTACACTGATCGGAATCCTTGCCGGTGCCTATTCGGGCGCTAGCCTGGGTGAGCCGGTAGCCCAGCGACTGGCGCTGCTTGGTATGGAAGCTGAGCTCGCGCAGAGCGTCGGCTTCGGCCTGGTCATCGTGGTGGTGACCTACGTCAACCTGGTGATCGGCGAACTGGTGCCCAAACAGTTCGCACTGCGCAATCCGGAGGCGATTGCGGTGGTCGTCGCCCGGCCGATGGGCTGGCTGAGCAAGCTGACCGCGCCTTTTGTCTGGCTGCTCGATCATACCAGCGCGCTGATCTTCCGCATCGTCGGCCTCAATCGAGAGGCCAAGAACATGGTCACTGCCGAAGAACTCCACCTGGTCGTCGCCGAGGCGCAGACCGCCGGCGTGCTCGAAGAGAATGAGCGGGCGATCATTTCCGGAATCGTCCGGCTCGCCGATCGACCGGTTCGGGAAGTGATGACTCCGCGGATGGATATCGACTGGATCGATATCAATTACTCCGCCGGCGAAATTCGTTCGGCGCTTGCCGAAACACCGCATAGCCGGCTTCCGGTCGCTGAAGGATCGGTCGACAATATCATTGGCGTGGTGTCGACCCGCGACATGCTGACCGCCCTGATCGATGGCAAGCAACTCGACCTCAGGGCCTTGGTCCGGACAGCGCCGGTAATTCCTGACCTGATGGATGCGATGGACGCGCTTGCCGTGCTGCGGTCGGCGGACGTCCCCCTCGCGCTGGTCCATGACGAATATGGCCATCTCGATGGCATCGTGACGCCCGGCTCGATTCTGTCGGCGCTCGCCGGTGCATTCGCGCATGACATGGATGAAGGCGACGATCCGCCCTGTGTCGAACGCGAGGATGGCAGTTGGCTCGTTTCAGGTGCGGCGAGCGCCGACCTGCTCGAAGACCGCATCGGCGTATCAATCCCCGATGACCGCGACTACTCGACCGTGGCGGGCTTTGCCCTGTCGGTATTGAAGAGAATTCCGGAGACCGGCGAGACATTCAAGTTCGATGGCTACCGGTTCGAAGTGATCGACATGGACGGCCGGAAAATCGACAAGCTGCTGGTCAACCGGCCCAAGCGCCGCAAGAGCGAGGATGCGGCCGAAGACCGCGAACCTCAGGCAGATTAAAGCTTGCCGAACCGGGCCTCGTAGCCATCGATATCGCCCCGGGCGAGATAATCTGCCTGCTCGACGATCCGGTCACGGTTGAAGCGGCCGCGAAAGGCGCCGAGCGAGGTATCAAGCGCCTCGACCTGGCTAGATGAAAGCTTGGCGATCTGGTCGAACCGGCTGATGCCCCGCTCATTGAGCAGCGCCGCAAGTTTCGGGCCGACCCCCTTCAGCTTGACCAGGTCATCGGGCGTGCCGGTCGCGCCGGGAAGTTCCGCGTGGACCCGGGCATTGATCATATGGCCAGCAACGTCGCTTGCGGCGGCGGCGGCCTCATCAGTGATGGCCCGTCCTTCCCCACTTGCCATATGGGGGCGGATCGGCGCGCTGTCGGTCAATGAAACGCGCTGCCGTGGGCGAAAGATCAACAGGCCGACGATCAGCCCGATGACGATGGCAACGGCCAGGACCGGCCAGTTCAGCTCCATGAATTCCATCAGCTCAGATCCTTCGTTTCCAGCGGTTCGCGCGCCGCCGCAGTTCAACGATATATGCGATAATGAGGCCCAGCGCGAAACCGCCGAACGCGAGCATTTCGACTTCGATCAGCAATGGGATCATTACGACTTCCTCGGCTGGACGGCAGGAGTGGAATCGTCCCACCTGACTTCGAGAATGCCCGGAATGTCGTCGAGGATGCGGACCAGCTCGGCGCGCTGAAACGGATCGGCCGGGCCCCTCAATACCAGCCGGCGGGCAAGCGGCCCGCGCTCCATCCGCGCTTCGATCATCGGCAGCTCATAATAGACGAGGGTACGGCGGGCGATGGTTTCTGCCCGCTGCGCCATCCGCTCTCCGGCGCCCAGGGGGCCGTGCCACAGTGCGGCAAAGCCGGCGACTGCGCCCGCACCGATCAAGAAGATGCTGCGCTGCTTCACGCGATCCGCTCCAGTTCGCGCCAGCCGATATCGCGGCGGTGGAAGCCGTCGGCGAAATCGATCTGGGCAATGGCCTGATAGGCGCGATCGCGCGCTTCGCCGAGCGAGGCGCCCCGCGCGGTCACTGCCAGCACGCGTCCGCCGCTGGCGACCAATTGGTCGTCGGTCATGGACGTGCCGGCCTGAAAGACGGTAACTCCCGGCACCTGCTCTGCCCGGTTGATGCCGTCGATCGCCCCGCCCTTGGCCGGCGTCCCAGGGTAGCCCGCGGCGGCGATGATCACGGTCATGGTCGTGTCGTTCGACAGCGACGGCGCGCCGAAATCGCCGCCGGTCGCCACCGCATGGAGCAGTGCGGCGAAGTCGCCTTCGATCCGCGGCATGATCGCTTCGCATTCGGGGTCTCCGAAGCGGACATTATATTCGATCAGCTTGGGGCCTTCGGCGGTCAGCATCAGGCCTGCGTAAAGCACGCCGCTGAACGGAGTTCCCGAATCGGCCATCGCCTCGGCGGTGGGCGTGACAATTTCCCGCATCGCCCGCGCCTCCAGCTCGGCGGTTAGCACCGGCGCGGGGGAATAGGCGCCCATCCCGCCGGTATTGGGGCCGGTGTCGCCTTCGCCGACTCGCTTATGGTCCTGGGCCGAGCCGAGGACGAAGGCCCGCCTGCCGTCGACCAAGGCGAACAGGCTGGCTTCCTCGCCCTCCAGATATTCTTCGATGACCATCGGCCCGTCGCCGGCGGCGCGGACCGCGGCCTCGGCCTCGGCGCGGGTCATGGCGACGGTGACGCCCTTGCCCGCCGCGAGCCCGTCGGCCTTGATCACCACCGGGATGGAGAAGCGGTCGAGAGCGTCCAGCGCTTCGGCCTCGCGATCGACCCGGACATAGGCGGCGGTCGGGATTCCGGCGCGCGCGCACAAATCCTTGGTGAAACCCTTCGACCCTTCGAGCTGGGCGGCGGCGGCGCCGGGTCCGAAGGTAGCGATGTCGGCCGCGCGCAAGGCATCGGCGACTCCGGCGACCAGCGGCGCTTCGGGGCCGACCACCACCAGGTCGATGCCGCGCTGCTGCGCCAGTGCGACCACCGCCGCCGGATCAGCGGGGTCGATTGCCGCGCACTCGGCCCAGCGTGCGATCCCGGGATTGCCCGGCGCCGCGAGCAGCGCGGAACAGCTGAGCGATTGCTTAAGCCGCCAGGCCAGCGCATCTTCGCGTCCGCCCGACCCCAGCAAAAGGATGTTCATGCCACTCCCCGACGACCTCGACAGAACCGGCCTCCTAGCCGAGGCGAAGGGCGGGGACAACGCGCCGGCGCTGTCGGTTAGCGAACTGTCGGGCGCGCTGAAGCGGACGGTCGAGACGGCGTTCGGCCATGTCCGCGTGCGCGGCGAAATCAGCGGCTGGAAACGTCATGGTTCGGGCCACTGCTATTTCACTCTCAAGGATGAAAATGCCTGCATCGACGCGGTGATCTGGAAGGGCCAGGCGGCAAGCCTCGCGTTCCGCCCCGAAGACGGCGCGGAGGTCATTTGCACCGGCAAGCTGACGACTTACGCGGGCCGGTCGAAATATCAGATCGTGGTTACGCGGATGGAACTGGCGGGGGAGGGCGCGCTAATGGCGCTGCTCGACCGCCGCCGCCGCGCGCTTGCCGCCGAGGGCCTGTTCGACGAGGCCAGGAAAAGGCGGCTTCCATTTCTCCCCCGGCTTATCGGCGTGGTGACCTCGCCGACCGGCGCGGTGATCCGCGACATCCTGCACCGGCTTGAGCACCGCTGCCCGACGCGGGTGATGGTCTGGCCGGTGCCCGTGCAGGGCGAAGGATCGGCCGACAAGATCGCGGCGGCGATCCGCGGTTTTGCTAACATGGACCCCCGGCCCGACCTGTTGATCGTCGCGCGCGGCGGCGGCTCGATCGAGGATCTGTGGGCGTTCAACGAGGAAGCGGTGGTTCGCGCTGCCGCCGAATCGCCGATCCCGCTGATTAGCGCGGTCGGTCATGAAACCGATACGACGCTGATCGACTTCGCGTCCGACCGGCGCGCGCCGACCCCGACCGCGGCGGCGGAGATGGCGGTTCCGGTTCGCGCCGAACTGGCTGGCATGCTTGCTGAGGCACAGCATCGCATGGCCTCGACCATGGACCGGACATGGGCGCGGTTGGGCGAAAGGCTCGACCTTGCGGCGCAGCGCTGGCCCGAGGCGGCCAACCTGTTCGCGCCCTTTTCCCAGCGTATCGACGAGCTAGGCGATCGGCTGCCGCGCGGTCTCGTCCAGCGCACCGCCCATGCCCGCGCCGATCATGCCGAGGTGGCGCCCCGGCTGCAGCCGCGCCTGCTGACAGACCGGATCGCGCGCGGTCATGAAAAGCTCCTGTCGCTGTGGCGGCTGGCCGAGCTGGCGCATCCCGAACGGCCGCTGCAGCGCGGCTTCGTCCGGGTCACCGACCGGGCCGGGAAAACGCTGGTCCATGCCGCCGATGCCCGCGCAGCGGGGGCGATCGACCTTCATTTCGCCGACGGACGGGTTGCGGCCCAGGTCGGCGATTTGGTCGGACCCAAGGCCTTTCGTCCAGCTAGGCGGGTTGAGCGCAAGCCGTCCAATCCCTATCTGCCTGGACAGGCCGACCTGTTCGGCGATGAGGATTAGGACAGCATGTTGATGAGCGGCCGCCAGCGTGAGGCGAAGATCCATTATCTCGACGGCACCTTTCGGTTGCTGGCGACGGGCGACCATGTCCGCTGCGCGATCACCGGCGCGATGATCGACCTTGAGGAGCTGCGCTATTGGTCCGTCGAACGGCAGGAAGCCTATGCCGACGCCGCCGCAAGCCTCGAAGCGGAGCGTCGCGCGGGCAACATCTGACCCTGCACAGCGGTGTGTCCAAAATGTTACAACCGCTAATCCAAGTGTCGGCTACCATGCGTTTCGCCTTGCGCGATTTCCTCTGGCTCCAATAAGACGCAACCACTTGGCCAAGGTGCGTCCGCGCGCCTGGCAATGGTGCAAAGCCCGTTGGGGCGGAGCAAAGGGGAAGAAAAACAATGACTAGCACGTATCGCAACCGGCTGCTCGGAACGACTCTCTTGGTCGGTTCTGCGCTGCTTTCCACGCCGGCATTCGCCCAGGAAGTTCAGGAGCCGGTGGTCGGCGACACTCCCGCAGAAGCGGTCGACGAGTCGCGGGCCGAAGCCCCCACGGCGGCCGCCGCCCAGGAAATCGTGGTCACCGGTTCGCGTATCGCGCGTCCGAACCTGACCTCGAACAGCCCGATCGCGGTTGTCACCGGTGAAGAGACCGTCGAGAACGCCGACGTCACGCTCGACACCTTCCTCAACACGCTGCCGCAGGTTAACCCGGCCGGCACCACCACCTCGAACAACCCCGGCAACGGCGGTCAGTCGAGCGTCAACCTTCGCGGTCTCGGTTCCAACCGTAACCTCGTGCTCATCGACGGTCGTCGCCCGATGGTGTCGGCGACCGACCAGTCGGTCGACTTGAACACCATTCCGCAGGGCCTGATCGAGCGTATCGAAATCATCACCGGCGGCGCGGGCGCCGCTTATGGTGCCGACGCCATCGCGGGTGTCGTCAACATGCGCCTGAAGAACAATTTCCAGGGCGTCGAACTTCGTGGCACCTATTCGCAGTCGGTTCCGGAATGGGACGCGATGGAATATCAGGTCTCGGGCCTGCTCGGCGCCAACTTCGACGACGGCCGCGGTAACATCGCGATCTCGGCCGAAGTGTCGAACCGTGAAGACCTCGGCAAGGTCGAGCGTCCCTTCTCGGTCCAGGCAACCTCGACCACCGGCACTCCGCCGACCGGCCGTTACGTCGGCAGCTCCGGCAACGGTCTGACGGCTGCGCAGATCCAGAACTTCTTTACCACCCAATATGGCATTACCTCGGGTGCGCCGACCAGCCTCAGCCGCATCGGCTTCAACAGCGACGGTTCACTGTTCGGTGTCGGCGTGTTCAACACCCCGGAAGACGTCGTCAATTACAAGTATGATCCGCTCGGTACGGATCCGGCCGCTGCGAACCAGAACTTCTTCCCGGACTTCTATTCGTACAACTTCGATCAGACCAACCTCCTGGTCCTTCCGCTGAAGCGCAAGTCGGCCTTCATGCGCGGCCATTATGAAATCGACCGCCATGCCGAACTGTTCGTCCAGGGCGGCTACACCGAATATCAGAGCAAGACCGCGCTGGCGGCGACCCCGGTCGGCACCACGATCGAAAATCCGTGCGGCTCCAACCCGCTGCGCGCCAAGTCGACGCTGGTCGAATGCGGCCGTACGATCACCGGCCTGATTGCTCCGATCACCAACCCGTTCATCCAGGCTTCCGACCTTGCCTTGCTGCTGGCGCAGCGGACCGGTGACGATCCCGCGCTGACCGGCACCGGAAACCAGGAAGGCGTTCGTATCTCGAAGCGCTTCCTCGACACCGGTCTTCGTGAAACCGCCTTCGACAACAAGGTGCTGCAGGGCCTGATCGGCCTGCGCGGCGACATCGTCGACGGCTGGCGTTACGAGGCCTATTACAGCTGGGGCCGCACCACGATCAACAATGCCGCAAGCGGCAACGTCAACGTGCAGAAGGTGCTCGACCTGCTGGCGTCGCCGACCGGCGGTACCGACCTGTGCGCCGGCGGGTTCAACCCGATCGGCATCCAGCCGCTTTCCGCGGACTGCGTCGAGTTCATCAACGAAACCGGCTTCACCAAGACCGAGTTCACCCAGAACATCGCCCAGGCCTATGTCTCGGGCGACCTGGCCGAACTGCCGGGCGGCACGATGTCGATGGTCCTCGGTGTCGAGAACCGTCGCTTCCGCTACACCTTCGATCCGGGCGTCCTGTTCGGGCCGATCGCCGGCTTCAACACCTCGACGCCGGATAACGGCACCAACAACTTCCTCGATTTCTTCGGCGAGTTGTTGATCCCGATCGCCAAGGATGCCCCCTGGGCCCGCAGCGCCGAACTGACGCTTCAGGCTCGTCGTTCGACCGTGAACGCTAACGATATTGCCAATGGCGTCGATCCGAAGTCGAACAGCAGCTGGGCTTATGGTGCCACGCTGAGCTGGGAACCGATGCAGGAACTGCGTCTGCGCGGCAGCTATCAGCACTCGGTCCGTGCGGCGAACTTCGGTGAGTTGTTCTCGGGCGGTGGTTCGTTCCCGCAATATTTTGACCCCTGCTCGGTCACGTCGAACTTCCGCGCAGAGGGCGGCGCTGCGGCTACCGCGCTGTGCTCCGCGACCGGTCTCGGCGCTTCGGGCGCCAACACCTACGTTCAGACCCCTGGCTCGCAGGCATTCATCGGCGTCAATGGTAACCCGAACCTGAAGCCGGAAATCGGTGACACCTTCACCCTGGGTGCGGTGTTCCAGAAGTGGGGCATCACGGGGTCGATCGATTATTACAACATCCGCGTGAAGGACACGATCTTCTCGCCGGATCCGAACATGATCATCGCCGCCTGCTACGGCTACCATGGGGTCAATCCGGACCTGAACTTCGCCAACCAATATTGCTCGGATGGCGGAGCCAGCAACTTCTTCCGGACCCCGGACATCAGCTTCATCGCTATCCCGGACGCTCTGGGCGGCGACAGCAGCTACTTCCAGGCGGTCAACCAGGGCAAGATCAAGACCTCGGGTATTGACGTCCAGCTGGGCTACAGCCATCCGATGGACTTCATCGGTGCCGGCTCGCGCCTGACTGCCAACCTGCTCGTCAACTACCTCATCGACTATAAGGTTGAGGAACTGCCGGGCGTGACGATCGACTATGCGGGCACCGCTTCTTACTTCGGTGCGGGTCTGGGCACGAGCTTCCCTGAGTGGAAGGCGAACCTGAACCTCGCGCTGAACGTGAAGCCGTTCACCTTCTCGACCCGCATCCGTTACATCGACGGCATGGACAACCGGGCTTCGCGCCAGTTCCCGGGCGAAGACCTGTTCACCGGTCCGGACAGCGTGTTCTACTTCGACTTCGCCGCTGAAGCCGACTTCAAGCCGCTGACCCTGCGCATCGGCATGAACAACGCCTTCGACAAGAAGCCGGAAGAATATGCGCCGAACGTGCAGTCGGGCACCGACCCGTCGCTGTACGACGTGATCGGCCGCCGTGCCTATGTTTCGGCGACGCTCCGCTTCTAAGCGTCAGTGAATACGGACGGGACTTCGGTCCCGGCCGGACAGGAAGGGCGGGGCTTCGGCTCCGCCCTTTTTGCATTGGGCCGAACGGCCCTTCGGTATAAGCAGGCAATCGGATGTCAGGACGCTGCGAAGTCGGAGTATCGAATATGTATCGGATGACTGCGAAGTTCTTGTTCGGCCCCGCTGCGGCCGCGATGATGTTGACCACGCCGGCTTTCGGCCAGGCAGCAACGGCCGCCGGCCAGACCCAGGCCGCCCGCGCCGCCGACGACAATCGACTAATTTGCAAGAAGGAAGCGCCGACCGGCACCCGCTTCGGGAAGCGCGTCTGCCACACCAAGGCGGAATGGGACCAGATTCGGGCTCAGAGCCAGCGCGACGCCAAGGAAATGATCGACCGGCCGAAGATCGACGACTCGCGAGGCTAGTCCCGGCGCCGCCGCGCCGCTAGGGCTTGGGCATGACCGTGACCACAGCATTGGCGCAGGCCGCGCGCCTTCACGCCGCCGGAAAATACAGCGATGCCCTGCGCAGCGCGGAAGAGGCGCTCGCGGCCAACCCGCGGGACTTGGGGGCGCTTCGCCTGGTCGGCCTGCTCTATTGCCAGACCGGTGAGCCGGCGCTTGGCGCGGGCTTCCTCACCCAGGCGGTCAGCCAGGCGCCAAAGGACCTTCCGACGCGGCTCAATGCCATCCAGGCCCTGCTTCAGTCGGGCAAGGCCGCCGAAGCCGAAAAGCTCGCGGCCAGCGCGCCGCCCACGGCATCGGCCGACCTGTTAAAACTGCGCGCCGCCGCCGCGGCCCAGCTCGGCAATCATGATCGGCGGGTGGACCTGCTGAAGCAGGCGCTCGCGCTCGACGAGCAGGACTATGGTGGCTGGAACAACCTCGGCAACGCGCTTCACGATGCCGGGCGATATGACGAGGCGGTCACCGCACTGGAAAAGGCCCGCGACCTCAAGCCCGGCGATGAAGTGGTGCTGGGCAATCTCGCCCGGTCGATGGCCGCCACTGGCCGCGCCGGCGACGGCATCGCCGCGCTCGCGGCCATCGTCAAGGCATCGCCCAACGACGCCAAGGCGCACTGGCGGCTGGCGGAAGCGCTGCGCGAAGCCGGCGACAATGGCGGGGCGATCCAGGTCATCGGTCGCGCCGGGCAGCTCGACAACCGGGATCCCTTTATCTTCACCACCATGGGGGTGATATTCGGCAACCTCAACGACCTCGCCAAGGCGGAGCAGGCCTTCCGCTACGCGGTGTCAGTCGATCCGCGCCATGCCCCGGCCTATCTCAACCTCGGAATCCTCCTCGAACAGGGCAACCGGCTCGACGACCTCAAGGTGCTGATCCGCCAAATGGCCGACCAGGGGCTGCGCGGCGACGAAACGCGCTTCCTCGCCGCGCTGCTGCTGCGCCGCGACGGGAAGCTTGCCGACGCGCTGGAAATCGCCTCCTCGACCGAACCCGGGGGCTCGATCGACGACAATATGCGCGCCCACCTGATCGGCCAGCTCGCCGACAGACTCGACCAGCCGCAGCTGGCTTTCGACAGTTTCGTGGCGATGCATGAAGCATCGGCCCAATCGCCAACGGGCCGCCGGTTCGACGGCAGCGAGGTCCGGCGCGAAATCGACAAAGCCAGGGAGAAAGTGACCCGGCCTTGGTATGGCAGCTGGCAGGTGCCGCCATCGGCAATGGCCGGCCGATCGCCAGCCGCGCCGGCCTTCCTCGTCGGCTTCCTCCGGTCGGGCACAACGCTGCTCGACACGATGCTGATGGGGCATCCCGGCACCCATGTGATGGAAGAGGAGCCGATCCTCACCAAGCTGACCCAACAGCTCGATTCCGTAGAATCGATCGGCGCGCTCGATGAACAGGCGATCGCCGCGCTGCGCGACAGCTATTTCCGCGAAGCCGACAGCGTCGCGCCGGTGCCCGACGGCGCGCTGCTAGTCGACAAGAACCCGCTCGCCTCGCTGCGAGCCCCCCTGATCCATCGCCTTTTCCCCGATGCTAGGTTCATCTTCGCGCTGCGCCATCCGTGCGACGTGGTGCTCAGCTGCTTCATGCAGAATTTCAAGATCAACCAGGCGATGGCGAGCTTCCTGACGCTCGACAATGCCGCGCGCTATTATGATTCGGTGATGCACTTCTGGGCGAATGCGCGCGAGGTGATGCCGCTTAACGTTCACACCATCCGCTACGAAGACCTGGTTGCTGACCGTGAACCCGAACTCCGCCGCCTGGTCGATTTCCTCGGGCTAACCTGGGATGACCAACTCCTCGAACATGAGGATACGGCGGCGAAACGCGGCTATATCCGCACCCCGAGCTATGCCCAGGTCACCGAGGGGATTTACCAGCGCGCCTCCGGACGGTGGGAAAAATATCGCGAGCAGCTGGCCCCTGTTCTGCCGATCCTGGCGCCTTGGGCCGAAGCCTTCGGCTATGATCCGATCGAGCTTTAACCGCGGCTGCGTAGCCAGCCGGTAACCGATAACCGCGCCCTGGGCGCGTAGCTGGCGACTTGGGAAACGCTGTGCGGCTGGCCGACCGCGAATAGCGTCAGCATGTTGAACCGGGGGACGAAAGCTTCGATCCGCGGCTCATCCTCGCCCGGGAAGTGGAGCAATCCGCCCCATTCGGCACGCCAGCCCCCGGTCAGGCTCAGCACATAAGCGAAATGCCGTTGCTTGCCCTCGACCGCATCGTCGTGGCGGGTCAGGAAATGGCCGGGGCGGTAGCGTGTCGCTTGGCAATCGGCGAAGTCGATCGCGTAGCACCCGGTCACCGAGCGAAGCCAGCCGCGCGCCGGGTCGCCGCTCATGAAGGTCGCGAAGCGGTGAAGCGCGCTATCGTCGCGCTGGTCGGCATCGTCAGGAACGCGAATGGTATCGAAGCGGAACTGAAAGCCTTGACCGGCTTCGCGGTCGACCTTCTGCTCCAGCGCGCTGCGCTGTTCGGCGGGCATCGAGTCGAGCGCGTTCGCGTCCAGCTCATAGACATTGTCGCCGGCGTTGAGGACATGGCGCCATGGCGCGCTGTCGGGTAGTGCCGAAGCAAGCATCTCGGCCGCCTCCGGCACCAGGAAATCCGCGACCTGCACCCGGCCGCTTGCAGCCAGTTCCGCTGCGATCGATGCCGTCTCCAGCGAAGGATTGAGCGCGTAAGTCATCGCCGTTCTGGTGCGCAAAGCCGGTGGCGGCGTCAATCTCAAGCCGGCGTCATCACCAGCTTGCCGTCGCCCTCGTCGACCTTGACCGTCGCCCCGTCCTGAACCCGCCCGGCAAGAATCTCGTCCGCTAGCGGGTCCTGGACATATTTCTGAACGGCCCGCTTCAGGGGCCGGGCGCCGTAGACCGGATCGTAGCCGACGCGCCCAAGCCAAGCGCGGGCCGCGTCGGTCAGCTCAAGTCTGATCTTGCGGTCATCAAGCAGCTTTTGCAGCCGAGCGACCTGGATCTCGACGATCGGCCCCATGTGGCTTGCGCTCAGCCGGTGGAACAGGATGATCTCGTCCAGCCGGTTCAGGAATTCGGGCCGGAAATGGCCGCGGACCACCTCCATCACCTGCGCTTCGACATTGGTTGGATTTTCATCCTCCCCAAGCGACGCCAGATATTGCGACCCGAGATTGGAGGTGAGGATGATGATCGTATTGGTGAAATCTACCGTGCGGCCCTGCCCGTCGGTCAGCCGGCCGTCGTCCAGCACCTGCAACAAGATGTTGAAAACGTCGCCATGCGCCTTCTCGACCTCGTCGAACAGCACGACTTGGTAGGGACGGCGCCGGACCGCTTCGGTCAGGACGCCGCCTTCCTCATAGCCGACGTAGCCCGGCGGTGCGCCGATCAACCGCGCAACCGCATGTTTCTCCATGAATTCCGACATGTCGATGCGGACCATCGCCGCCGGATCATCGAACAGGAATTCGGCCAGCGCCTTGGTCAGCTCGGTCTTGCCGACACCGGTAGGGCCAAGGAACAGGAAGGAACCGAGCGGCCGGTTGGGGTCCTGCAGACCGGCGCGCGCGCGGCGGACCGCGGCGGACACGGCTTTCACCGCGTCCTGCTGGCCGATGACCTTGGCGCCGATCGCCTGCTCCATAGAAAGAAGCTTGTCGCGCTCGCCCTCCATCATCCGTTCTACCGGAATCCCGGTCCAGCGGCTGACTACTCCTGCAATGTCCTGGTCGGTCACTTCTTCGCGCAGCATTGCCCCCTTGGAGGCGTGGGCTGCGTCGGCCAGCTTCTTCTCCAGCTCGGGGATGCGGCCATATTGCAGCTCCCCCGCCTTGGCGAGGTCGCCGGACCGCTGCGCCTGCTCAAGTTCGATCCGCGCCGCGTCTAGATCGGCCTTCACGGCCGCTTCGCCGGCGATCTTTTCCTTCTCGGCCTGCCACCGGGTGGTGAGTTCAGCCGACTGTTGCTCGAGATTGGCGAGTTCCTGCTCAAGCGTCGCGAGCCGGTCCTTCGACGCGGCATCGCTTTCCTTCTTGAGCGCCTCCCGCTCAATCTTCAGCTGAATGATCCGCCGGTCGAGATTCTCGATCTCCTCGGGTTTCGATTCGACTTCCATGCGGAGCCGAGAAGAGGCTTCGTCCATCAGGTCGATCGCCTTGTCGGGCAGGAAACGGTCGGAGATGTAGCGGTTGCTAAGCGTCGCCGCTGCGACCAGCGCCGCATCGGTGATCCTCACCCCATGATGAAGCTCATATTTTTCTTTCAGCCCGCGCAGGATCGAAATCGTGTCGGGCACCGTAGGTTCGCCGATAAACACCGGCTGGAAACGTCGTTCCAGTGCCGCGTCCTTTTCGACATGCTTGCGATATTCGTCGAGCGTGGTGGCGCCGATGCAATGCAGCTCGCCTCTTGCCAGCGCCGGCTTCAACAGG comes from the Sphingomonas xanthus genome and includes:
- a CDS encoding hemolysin family protein, producing the protein MSDALLPFPWFDLVLIVALIAINGLLAMSELSIVSSREARLKSMAKSGSTGAQCALALASEPGRFLSTVQIGITLIGILAGAYSGASLGEPVAQRLALLGMEAELAQSVGFGLVIVVVTYVNLVIGELVPKQFALRNPEAIAVVVARPMGWLSKLTAPFVWLLDHTSALIFRIVGLNREAKNMVTAEELHLVVAEAQTAGVLEENERAIISGIVRLADRPVREVMTPRMDIDWIDINYSAGEIRSALAETPHSRLPVAEGSVDNIIGVVSTRDMLTALIDGKQLDLRALVRTAPVIPDLMDAMDALAVLRSADVPLALVHDEYGHLDGIVTPGSILSALAGAFAHDMDEGDDPPCVEREDGSWLVSGAASADLLEDRIGVSIPDDRDYSTVAGFALSVLKRIPETGETFKFDGYRFEVIDMDGRKIDKLLVNRPKRRKSEDAAEDREPQAD
- the purD gene encoding phosphoribosylamine--glycine ligase, with protein sequence MNILLLGSGGREDALAWRLKQSLSCSALLAAPGNPGIARWAECAAIDPADPAAVVALAQQRGIDLVVVGPEAPLVAGVADALRAADIATFGPGAAAAQLEGSKGFTKDLCARAGIPTAAYVRVDREAEALDALDRFSIPVVIKADGLAAGKGVTVAMTRAEAEAAVRAAGDGPMVIEEYLEGEEASLFALVDGRRAFVLGSAQDHKRVGEGDTGPNTGGMGAYSPAPVLTAELEARAMREIVTPTAEAMADSGTPFSGVLYAGLMLTAEGPKLIEYNVRFGDPECEAIMPRIEGDFAALLHAVATGGDFGAPSLSNDTTMTVIIAAAGYPGTPAKGGAIDGINRAEQVPGVTVFQAGTSMTDDQLVASGGRVLAVTARGASLGEARDRAYQAIAQIDFADGFHRRDIGWRELERIA
- the xseA gene encoding exodeoxyribonuclease VII large subunit, with the protein product MPLPDDLDRTGLLAEAKGGDNAPALSVSELSGALKRTVETAFGHVRVRGEISGWKRHGSGHCYFTLKDENACIDAVIWKGQAASLAFRPEDGAEVICTGKLTTYAGRSKYQIVVTRMELAGEGALMALLDRRRRALAAEGLFDEARKRRLPFLPRLIGVVTSPTGAVIRDILHRLEHRCPTRVMVWPVPVQGEGSADKIAAAIRGFANMDPRPDLLIVARGGGSIEDLWAFNEEAVVRAAAESPIPLISAVGHETDTTLIDFASDRRAPTPTAAAEMAVPVRAELAGMLAEAQHRMASTMDRTWARLGERLDLAAQRWPEAANLFAPFSQRIDELGDRLPRGLVQRTAHARADHAEVAPRLQPRLLTDRIARGHEKLLSLWRLAELAHPERPLQRGFVRVTDRAGKTLVHAADARAAGAIDLHFADGRVAAQVGDLVGPKAFRPARRVERKPSNPYLPGQADLFGDED
- a CDS encoding DUF2093 domain-containing protein, translating into MLMSGRQREAKIHYLDGTFRLLATGDHVRCAITGAMIDLEELRYWSVERQEAYADAAASLEAERRAGNI
- a CDS encoding TonB-dependent receptor domain-containing protein; the encoded protein is MTSTYRNRLLGTTLLVGSALLSTPAFAQEVQEPVVGDTPAEAVDESRAEAPTAAAAQEIVVTGSRIARPNLTSNSPIAVVTGEETVENADVTLDTFLNTLPQVNPAGTTTSNNPGNGGQSSVNLRGLGSNRNLVLIDGRRPMVSATDQSVDLNTIPQGLIERIEIITGGAGAAYGADAIAGVVNMRLKNNFQGVELRGTYSQSVPEWDAMEYQVSGLLGANFDDGRGNIAISAEVSNREDLGKVERPFSVQATSTTGTPPTGRYVGSSGNGLTAAQIQNFFTTQYGITSGAPTSLSRIGFNSDGSLFGVGVFNTPEDVVNYKYDPLGTDPAAANQNFFPDFYSYNFDQTNLLVLPLKRKSAFMRGHYEIDRHAELFVQGGYTEYQSKTALAATPVGTTIENPCGSNPLRAKSTLVECGRTITGLIAPITNPFIQASDLALLLAQRTGDDPALTGTGNQEGVRISKRFLDTGLRETAFDNKVLQGLIGLRGDIVDGWRYEAYYSWGRTTINNAASGNVNVQKVLDLLASPTGGTDLCAGGFNPIGIQPLSADCVEFINETGFTKTEFTQNIAQAYVSGDLAELPGGTMSMVLGVENRRFRYTFDPGVLFGPIAGFNTSTPDNGTNNFLDFFGELLIPIAKDAPWARSAELTLQARRSTVNANDIANGVDPKSNSSWAYGATLSWEPMQELRLRGSYQHSVRAANFGELFSGGGSFPQYFDPCSVTSNFRAEGGAAATALCSATGLGASGANTYVQTPGSQAFIGVNGNPNLKPEIGDTFTLGAVFQKWGITGSIDYYNIRVKDTIFSPDPNMIIAACYGYHGVNPDLNFANQYCSDGGASNFFRTPDISFIAIPDALGGDSSYFQAVNQGKIKTSGIDVQLGYSHPMDFIGAGSRLTANLLVNYLIDYKVEELPGVTIDYAGTASYFGAGLGTSFPEWKANLNLALNVKPFTFSTRIRYIDGMDNRASRQFPGEDLFTGPDSVFYFDFAAEADFKPLTLRIGMNNAFDKKPEEYAPNVQSGTDPSLYDVIGRRAYVSATLRF